The following are encoded together in the Macadamia integrifolia cultivar HAES 741 chromosome 10, SCU_Mint_v3, whole genome shotgun sequence genome:
- the LOC122092443 gene encoding protein NDR1-like: MSESMTCCRCCVSFILSVGLTALFLWLSLRPTSPTFSIQTFSVPALNTSAKSTPTTNVSIDFRIQNSNKFKGIYYDTLNITLYYSPNLTFPIGNTSITGFYQGHKKKATKKATLQKVKIPWGSAVKTVSSNGTVGFRVDLVTTVRYRIVGRKTGRHQMRVHGDVIIDKQGKQTNKKSIKLKSAAPSGGGCCHRHWFFRVMALLFVLLSSDPFQLL; the protein is encoded by the coding sequence ATGTCGGAATCGATGACCTGCTGCAGGTGCTGCGTCAGCTTCATCCTCTCGGTTGGACTGACCGCTCTCTTCCTCTGGCTGAGCCTCCGTCCTACCTCACCGACCTTCTCCATCCAAACCTTCTCTGTTCCTGCCCTAAACACTTCCGCCAAATCCACCCCCACTACCAACGTTTCCATCGATTTCAGAATCCAAAACTCCAACAAATTCAAGGGAATTTACTACGATACCCTCAACATCACTCTCTATTACTCCCCAAACCTAACCTTCCCCATTGGGAACACTTCAATAACTGGGTTCTATCAGGGGCATAAGAAGAAGGCCACCAAGAAAGCAACCCTTCAGAAGGTGAAGATTCCTTGGGGATCGGCGGTGAAGACCGTTTCGTCAAACGGGACGGTGGGTTTCAGGGTGGATTTGGTGACGACAGTGAGGTATAGGATCGTTGGGAGGAAGACCGGACGGCATCAAATGAGGGTTCATGGTGATGTGATCATCGACAAACAGGGCAAGCAAACCAACAAGAAATCGATAAAGCTGAAATCGGCGGCGCCCTCCGGCGGCGGCTGCTGCCACCGGCATTGGTTCTTCAGGGTTATGGCTTTACTCTTTGTTTTGTTGAGTTCAGATCCTTTTCAATTACTATAG
- the LOC122092329 gene encoding protein NDR1-like, whose product MSESKNRCRCCVSFIFTIGLTALFWWLNLRSSSPTFSIQNFSVPALNTSAKTKTTTTTTTTVAIDFRIQNSNKYEGVYYDALNITLYYSPNLSFPVGNASIFGFYQRHKKKAVKEVTLHEVKIPWGAAARTVSSNGTVGFRVDLATAVRYKVFGWKTGRRQMKVHGDVSVDNLGKQTYKKQIKLRSAAPNRDSHRPRFWGVMALLFVLLSSDHHLMYDSRV is encoded by the coding sequence ATGTCGGAGTCAAAGAACCGCTGCAGGTGTTGCGTGAGCTTCATCTTCACAATAGGACTCACCGCTCTGTTCTGGTGGCTCAACCTGCgttcctcttcacccaccttCTCCATCCAAAACTTCTCTGTCCCTGCCCTAAACACTTCcgccaaaaccaaaaccaccaccaccaccaccaccaccgtaGCCATCGATTTCAGAATCCAGAACTCCAACAAGTACGAGGGAGTTTACTACGATGCCCTCAACATCACACTCTATTATTCCCCAAACCTAAGTTTCCCCGTTGGGAACGCTTCCATATTTGGATTCTATCAAAGGCATAAGAAGAAGGCCGTGAAGGAGGTGACACTTCACGAGGTGAAGATTCCTTGGGGAGCGGCGGCGAGGACGGTTTCGTCCAACGGTACGGTGGGTTTCAGGGTGGATTTGGCGACGGCAGTGAGGTATAAGGTCTTTGGGTGGAAGACCGGACGGCGGCAGATGAAGGTGCATGGTGATGTCAGTGTGGACAACCTGGGCAAGCAAACATACAAGAAACAGATCAAGCTCAGATCGGCCGCGCCTAACCGCGACTCTCACAGGCCCCGGTTCTGGGGGGTTATGGCTCTCCTCTTTGTTTTGTTGAGTTCAGATCATCATCTTATGTATGACTCAAGGGTGTAA
- the LOC122091278 gene encoding peroxidase 3-like yields the protein MGRMGCAAIIILSVLGFLGPALAGLQLDFYAQTCPKAEKIVLDYVKKHIPNAPSLAATLLRMHFHDCFVRGCDGSVLLNSTSTNQAEKSATPNLTLRGFGFIDGVKSLLEAECPGVVSCADTIALVARDAVFTIGGPSWAVPTGRRDGLISNASEALTNIPAPFDNFTTLVGKFANKSLDVKDLVLLSGAHTIGIAHCNQSFAVRLYNFSGHGDQDPSLDKEYVVRLKEKCKTPLDNTTIFEMDPGSFRTFDLSYYKLVLKRRGLFESDAALLTNSASKSEIIQLAEGPLSNFYTEFGNSMVKMGRVGVKTGSSGEIRKNCAVLNS from the exons ATGGGAAGAATGGGTTGTGCTGCAATTATAATCCTTAGTGTTTTAGGCTTTCTGGGTCCTGCTCTAGCTGGTCTGCAGTTGGACTTCTATGCTCAGACCTGCCCAAAAGCTGAGAAAATTGTATTGGACTATGtgaagaagcatatcccaaatgcTCCATCTTTGGCTGCAACTTTGCTGAGAATGCATTTTCACGACTGCTTCGTAAGG GGTTGTGATGGATCAGTGCTCTTAAATTCTACATCGACTAACCAAGCTGAAAAGTCTGCAACTCCTAACCTGACTCTCCGAGGTTTCGGCTTCATCGATGGAGTAAAAAGCTTGTTGGAAGCTGAGTGTCCTGGCGTAGTTTCTTGTGCTGACACTATTGCTTTGGTTGCAAGAGATGCAGTATTCACAATA GGAGGACCCTCTTGGGCAGTTCCTACTGGAAGAAGGGATGGACTCATCTCAAATGCTTCAGAAGCTTTAACCAACATCCCTGCTCCATTTGACAATTTCACCACCCTAGTAGGAAAGTTCGCTAACAAAAGCCTTGATGTGAAAGATCTTGTTCTCCTATCTG GTGCCCACACAATTGGTATTGCTCACTGCAACCAATCATTCGCGGTTCGCCTCTACAATTTCAGTGGTCATGGTGACCAAGATCCTTCTTTAGATAAAGAGTATGTTGTGCGTCTGAAAGAAAAGTGCAAGACTCCACTTGATAACACAACAATATTTGAGATGGATCCAGGAAGTTTCAGGACATTTGATCTGAGTTACTATAAACTTGTACTTAAAAGAAGGGGTCTGTTTGAGTCTGATGCAGCTCTGCTCACAAACTCTGCTTCAAAGTCTGAGATTATTCAGCTTGCAGAGGGACCACTTTCTAATTTCTATACAGAGTTTGGAAATTCTATGGTGAAGATGGGTAGGGTTGGTGTCAAGACTGGATCATCAGGTGAGATTAGGAAGAATTGTGCAGTGTTGAACAGTTAA
- the LOC122091076 gene encoding uncharacterized protein LOC122091076 isoform X1, producing MICSYTPVVLYNLFFLVFPFLVSVSSFSPLQGCNRKSSSPLTSSITFTVDCGAPYQKCERNQITIADKRSKHSSSVTLPKKKSIPNIPLLDSLNRPISQKEEQLCSSSSSSHLHIFTNMCETRNFYLWLLQVVVLTIILFLLLWFLLPPRSPKYTIIDFYVPAFNEAMNTTTSPGQEILIHNTTIIFHLEIENPNEDYTITCDLTKVTLYYGNDSLGETTFQQIVSMDKGEIVENGMVNGDRHLLQKAVSGAVRNRTTTKTMNMELRMGLVNRIKYKMWFWKSKHHGVNMEGKVPVGKDGKISAKKKRLRLYRVKKKFKK from the exons ATGATCTGCTCCTACACACCTGTAGTCctgtataatttattttttttagtttttccttttcttgtaaGTGTTAGCTCTTTTTCTCCCCTGCAAGGCTGCAACCGCAAGTCCAGTAGTCCACTAACAAGCAG TATCACTTTCACTGTGGACTGTGGAGCCCCGTATCAGAAATGTGAAAGGAATCAGATTACCATTGCTGATAAAAGAAGCAAACATAGTTCCAGTGTAACACTACCCAAGAAGAAAAGCATCCCAAATATTCCTCTTTTAGACTCTCTCAACAGACCAATCAGTCAAAAAGAAGAACAACTCtgctcctcatcatcatcttcacatCTTCACATCTTCACAAATATGTGCGAAACTAGAAACTTTTATCTGTGGCTTCTCCAAGTGGTTGTCCTCACAATcatccttttccttcttctgtgGTTTCTCTTACCTCCCAGAAGCCCAAAATACACCATTATAGACTTCTATGTTCCAGCCTTCAATGAAGCCATGAACACCACCACCTCACCAGGCCAAGAGATATTGATTCATAACACAACCATTATCTTTCACCTGGAAATAGAGAATCCAAACGAAGACTATACCATTACTTGTGACCTAACAAAGGTAACACTCTACTATGGCAATGATAGTCTTGGTGAAACCACATTTCAACAGATTGTGTCTATGGACAAAGGGGAGATTGTAGAGAATGGAATGGTTAATGGAGATAGACATCTACTCCAGAAAGCAGTTTCAGGGGCTGTTCGGAATCGGACAACAACGAAGACGATGAACATGGAATTGAGGATGGGTTTGGTGAATAGAATTAAGTATAAAATGTGGTTTTGGAAGAGCAAGCATCATGGGGTTAACATGGAAGGGAAAGTGCCGGTTGGGAAGGATGGAAAGATATCTGctaagaagaagagattaagGCTTTATCGTGttaagaagaaattcaagaaatga
- the LOC122091076 gene encoding uncharacterized protein LOC122091076 isoform X2 has translation MCETRNFYLWLLQVVVLTIILFLLLWFLLPPRSPKYTIIDFYVPAFNEAMNTTTSPGQEILIHNTTIIFHLEIENPNEDYTITCDLTKVTLYYGNDSLGETTFQQIVSMDKGEIVENGMVNGDRHLLQKAVSGAVRNRTTTKTMNMELRMGLVNRIKYKMWFWKSKHHGVNMEGKVPVGKDGKISAKKKRLRLYRVKKKFKK, from the coding sequence ATGTGCGAAACTAGAAACTTTTATCTGTGGCTTCTCCAAGTGGTTGTCCTCACAATcatccttttccttcttctgtgGTTTCTCTTACCTCCCAGAAGCCCAAAATACACCATTATAGACTTCTATGTTCCAGCCTTCAATGAAGCCATGAACACCACCACCTCACCAGGCCAAGAGATATTGATTCATAACACAACCATTATCTTTCACCTGGAAATAGAGAATCCAAACGAAGACTATACCATTACTTGTGACCTAACAAAGGTAACACTCTACTATGGCAATGATAGTCTTGGTGAAACCACATTTCAACAGATTGTGTCTATGGACAAAGGGGAGATTGTAGAGAATGGAATGGTTAATGGAGATAGACATCTACTCCAGAAAGCAGTTTCAGGGGCTGTTCGGAATCGGACAACAACGAAGACGATGAACATGGAATTGAGGATGGGTTTGGTGAATAGAATTAAGTATAAAATGTGGTTTTGGAAGAGCAAGCATCATGGGGTTAACATGGAAGGGAAAGTGCCGGTTGGGAAGGATGGAAAGATATCTGctaagaagaagagattaagGCTTTATCGTGttaagaagaaattcaagaaatga
- the LOC122091279 gene encoding protein NDR1-like: MSTTGGSGEIPTHTAPANQPAKRRDKPHRYHATRVQQSLTLRIAKCLCGTFLSLLLVVGIVAFILWLSLRPHRPRFHMSNFSFPALAQDNGIDNAKITFNVTIRNPNQNMGVYYYTMDGAVYYREQRIGWTPLELPSTFPYYQEPKNTVWIVGQLDVTEATLVMNTERWTALMEDRATGTVWFRLEMTSKFRFKIAMWESRFHRMHATCHVAVGQDGLILPLSKDKRCRLYFT; the protein is encoded by the coding sequence ATGTCGACGACCGGCGGCAGCGGCGAGATCCCAACCCACACTGCCCCGGCAAACCAGCCAGCAAAGCGCCGCGACAAGCCTCATCGCTATCATGCAACACGGGTGCAACAAAGCCTAACCTTACGTATAGCCAAATGCTTGTGCGGAACCTTCTTGTCTCTCCTTCTGGTTGTAGGGATCGTAGCCTTCATCTTATGGCTGAGCCTCAGACCACACCGGCCGCGGTTCCACATGAGTAACTTCTCCTTCCCAGCTTTGGCCCAAGATAACGGTATCGATAACGCTAAGATAACGTTTAACGTTACGATCCGAAACCCGAACCAGAATATGGGAGTTTATTATTATACCATGGATGGTGCTGTGTATTATCGGGAACAGCGTATCGGATGGACGCCGTTAGAATTGCCGTCAACGTTTCCGTACTATCAGGAGCCGAAGAACACGGTTTGGATAGTAGGGCAGTTGGATGTGACGGAAGCCACGTTGGTAATGAACACTGAGAGGTGGACGGCGTTAATGGAGGATCGGGCAACCGGGACGGTTTGGTTCCGGCTGGAGATGACGTCAAAGTTCCGGTTCAAGATCGCCATGTGGGAAAGTAGGTTCCATAGGATGCATGCCACCTGTCATGTTGCGGTGGGACAGGACGGTCTGATCTTGCCTCTCTCCAAAGATAAGAGGTGCAGACTTTATTTCACCTGa
- the LOC122092330 gene encoding probable LRR receptor-like serine/threonine-protein kinase At3g47570, producing the protein MGFTLVFLSTFIKAILLLWCSCMSLAQHSQSRSNGTDDRLALLAFKACITHDPFHVVSSWNDSIPYCEWSGVVCGGRRHPERVKALHLRSKGLEGSLAPEIGNLSFLRVISLENNSFHGEIPREVSFLHRLRYLYLFNNSLEGEIPSNLSHCSNLKELYLSENNIVGKIPIELGTLSKLQELVIDTNKLTGQIPLSFGNLSSLHILSLASNGFIGSIPNALSQMTRLDILVLGGNQLSGTIPPSLYNLSSLGVFDVGYNQLHGSLPPNLGFNLPNLFWFSISNNRFHGSIPISMSNLSKLELFSVPENKLTGKVALHFGGLSELRVVTMSVNLLGSGEADDLSFINTLINCTSLTTLELGDNQFGGLFPNSIAKLSTQLRRFSLAYNLIYGNIPIGIDNLVRLQHLSLSGNYLEGSIPTSIGRLEMLNRVYLDDNRFTGPIPITLGNLTSLTELDLRNNLLNGKIPSSIGKCKNLLRLYFSGNSFTGIISEEIFGLSQLIELYLGRNYFFGSLSSEVGQLINLGILDVSKNKLSGEIPSTIGSCTSLEHLYMEDNSFQGSIPLSLGSLRGLQDLDISHNNFSGFIPKYLETFKFLQNLNLSFNHLEGEVPVEGVFGNLTQVSVVGNSKLCGGIPRLHLSACQTQKSNEDDKPQVFKLMIIIVCGCGAFLCLIFMIIFFITYRRRKERKESSTFSIADRHVKISYAQLLKATNGFSLTNLIGVGSFGSVYKAILNHGETIVAVKVLNNGRSGASKSFMAECEALRNIRHRNLVKIVTSCSSVDFEGNDFKALVYEFMPGGNLDKWLHPHTNDIQGEQRHLNFVQRLNIAIDMATALNYLHHHCHIQIIHCDLKPSNILLDDDLTAHLGDFGISRILPKVTGRSQIQTSSIGLKGSIGYIAPEYGASVDVSTYGDVYSYGILLLEMFTGKRPTDEMFKDSFNLHWWAEMALHDGVMAIVDISLLPMEEDEEAITSTIANITTSRRCMKDRVKECVNLIIRIGVSCSVESPWDRMDMNDVVKELHSIRDLYFKVGVLNEEYEP; encoded by the exons ATGGGTTTTACATTAGTGTTTTTGTCCACTTTCATTAAAGCCATTCTTCTCCTCTGGTGTAGCTGCATGAGCTTGGCACAACATTCACAATCAAGATCAAATGGAACTGATGATCGACTAGCCTTGCTGGCCTTCAAGGCTTGCATAACCCATGATCCCTTTCATGTTGTGAGCTCTTGGAATGACTCTATCCCCTATTGCGAGTGGTCCGGCGTAGTATGTGGCGGTCGCAGGCATCCAGAGAGGGTTAAAGCCTTGCATTTAAGGTCTAAGGGGTTGGAGGGATCCTTGGCACCAGAAATAGGAAACCTCAGCTTCCTTCGAGTAATATCACTCGAAAACAATAGCTTCCATGGCGAAATCCCTCGTGAAGTAAGTTTTCTACACAGACTTCGTTATTTATATCTATTCAACAATTCCCTTGAAGGGGAAATCCCATCTAACTTATCACATTGCTCCAACCTTAAAGAACTTTATTTATCTGAGAACAATATTGTGGGGAAAATTCCTATAGAGCTAGGCACCTTGTCAAAGCTTCAAGAACTTGTAATTGATACCAACAAATTGACTGGACAGATCCCACTTTCCTTTGGaaatctttcttctcttcacaTCCTTTCTTTAGCAAGCAATGGTTTTATAGGAAGTATTCCAAATGCTCTTAGCCAAATGACAAGATTAGATATTCTTGTACTTGGTGGAAATCAGTTGTCTGGTACTATCCCTCCTTCACTCTATAATCTTTCCTCACTTGGTGTTTTTGATGTTGGTTATAATCAACTTCATGGGAGTCTTCCACCAAATTTAGGCTTCAATCTTCCAAATTTGTTCtggttttcaatttcaaataacCGATTTCATGGATCGATTCCAATTTCGATGTCAAATCTATCGAAACTCGAATTATTTTCTGTTCCAGAAAACAAGCTTACTGGGAAGGTAGCTCTTCATTTTGGAGGCTTATCAGAACTCAGAGTGGTTACAATGTCTGTCAATCTTTTGGGAAGTGGAGAGGCTGATGACTTGAGTTTTATAAATACATTGATAAACTGCACTAGTTTAACAACTTTGGAGTTGGGTGATAATCAGTTTGGTGGTTTGTTTCCCAATTCTATAGCAAAATTGTCAACTCAACTCAGGAGGTTTTCACTAGCATATAATCTGATATATGGAAATATCCCAATAGGAATAGACAACCTTGTAAGGTTACAACACTTGAGCCTATCTGGAAACTATCTAGAAGGAAGTATTCCAACTTCAATTGGGAGGCTTGAAATGCTCAATCGAGTTTATTTAGATGACAATAGATTCACAGGGCCAATTCCTATTACTCTAGGAAATTTGACATCATTGACTGAGCTTGATTTACGAAATAATCTCTTGAATGGAAAAATACCTTCCAGTATTGGAAAATGCAAAAATTTGTTACGCTTGTATTTTTCGGGCAATAGTTTCACTGGTATCATATCCGAAGAGATATTTGGTTTATCGCAGTTAATAGAGTTGTACTTGGGTAGGAATTATTTCTTTGGTTCTTTATCTTCCGAAGTGGGTCAATTGATCAATCTTGGAATCCTAGATGTTTCGAAGAATAAGTTATCTGGAGAAATCCCCAGCACCATTGGTTCTTGCACAAGCCTAGAGCACCTTTATATGGAAGATAACTCATTTCAAGGATCTATACCATTGTCTCTGGGTTCTCTAAGAGGTCTTCAAGATTTAGATATTTCACACAACAATTTCTCTGGTTTTATCCCAAAATATTTGGAAACATTTAAGTTTctacaaaatttaaatttatcatTTAATCATTTGGAGGGTGAGGTACCAGTAGAAGGAGTTTTTGGAAATTTGACTCAAGTTTCAGTCGTTGGAAATAGTAAGCTATGTGGAGGTATACCAAGACTTCATCTATCAGCATGTCAGACTCAAAAGTCAAATGAAGATGACAAACCTCAAGTTTTCAAGCTAATGATAATCATTGTATGTGGTTGTGGGGCTTTTCTATGTTTGATttttatgataatttttttcatcACCTAccggagaagaaaagaaaggaaagaatccTCGACATTTTCAATTGCAGATAGACATGTTAAGATCTCTTATGCCCAACTCCTTAAAGCTACCAATGGATTCTCTTTAACAAATTTGATTGGAGTGGGAAGTTTTGGTTCTGTGTATAAAGCTATTCTTAATCATGGGGAAACTATTGTTGCAGTAAAGGTCCTAAATAATGGACGAAGTGGTGCTTCAAAGAGTTTCATGGCTGAATGTGAAGCCCTTAGAAATATCCGGCATCGTAACCTTGTCAAAATCGTTACATCTTGCTCAAGTGTAGATTTTGAAGGAAATGATTTTAAGGCTTTGGTATATGAGTTCATGCCTGGTGGAAATTTGGATAAGTGGTTGCATccacatacaaatgatattcaAGGTGAACAAAGACATTTAAACTTTGTTCAAAGATTGAATATTGCCATTGATATGGCAACCGCATTGaattatcttcatcatcattgccATATTCAAATTATTCATTGTGATCTAAAGCCAAGCAATATTCTTCTTGACGATGATTTGACTGCACATTTGGGTGACTTCGGGATATCAAGAATTCTTCCAAAAGTCACTGGTAGATCTCAAATTCAAACAAGTTCGATTGGATTAAAGGGTTCTATTGGATATATTGCACCAG AGTATGGTGCAAGTGTTGATGTTTCAACTTACGGTGATGTCTATAGTTATGGGATTCTCTTGCTAGAGATGTTCACAGGGAAGCGACCCACAGATGAAATGTTTAAGGATAGCTTTAATCTTCATTGGTGGGCAGAAATGGCTTTGCATGATGGAGTGATGGCTATCGTTGACATATCACTTCTCCccatggaagaagatgaagaagcaataACGTCAACTATAGCCAACATCACTACAAGTCGAAGATGCATGAAGGATAGAGTGAAAGAATGCGTTAATTTGATTATTAGAATTGGAGTTTCATGCTCAGTTGAATCACCATGGGATCGAATGGACATGAATGATGTGGTCAAAGAGTTACATTCGATTAGAGACCTTTATTTTAAAGTTGGTGTGCTCAATGAGGAATATGAACCATAG
- the LOC122092098 gene encoding protein NDR1-like, with protein MSESMTCCRCCVSFILSVGLTAFFLWLSLRPTPPTFSIQTLSVPALNTSAKSTTTANVSIDFRIQNSNKFKGIYYDTLNNTLYYSPNLTFPIGNTSILGFYQGHKKKTTKEATLQKLKIPWGSAVKTVSSNGTVGFRVDLATTVRYKVVGRKTGRHQIRVHGDVIIDKQGKQTNKKSIKLKSAAPTGIGSSGLWPHSLFC; from the coding sequence ATGTCGGAATCGATGACCTGCTGCAGGTGCTGCGTCAGCTTCATCCTCTCGGTTGGACTGACCGCTTTCTTCCTCTGGCTGAGCCTCCGTCCTACCCCACCCACCTTTTCCATCCAAACCTTATCTGTTCCTGCCCTAAACACTTCCGCCAAATCCACCACCACTGCCAACGTTTCCATCGATTTCAGAATCCAAAACTCCAACAAATTCAAGGGAATTTACTACGATACCCTCAACAACACTCTCTATTACTCCCCAAACCTAACCTTCCCCATTGGGAACACTTCAATACTTGGGTTCTATCAGGGGCATAAGAAGAAGACCACCAAGGAAGCAACCCTTCAGAAGCTGAAGATTCCTTGGGGATCGGCGGTGAAGACCGTTTCGTCAAACGGGACGGTGGGTTTCAGGGTGGATTTGGCGACGACAGTGAGGTATAAGGTCGTTGGGAGGAAGACCGGACGGCACCAAATAAGGGTTCATGGTGATGTGATCATCGACAAACAGGGCAAGCAAACCAACAAGAAATCGATTAAGCTGAAATCGGCCGCGCCCACCGGCATTGGTTCTTCAGGGTTATGGCCTCACTCTTTGTTTTGTTGA